Proteins encoded by one window of Thermobaculum terrenum ATCC BAA-798:
- a CDS encoding VWA domain-containing protein yields the protein MKARIPATISLILVILTFYSYFTEALAANSGNTVRVSIREVSTTSQPKIVMTLSANNSKGLPVTDLSADDFIVKENGKEQSDIAVYPFYQNPDPIDVVLALDTSASMNDDAFTAAQDAAYGLINGLSPEDKVGLITFDKTARVIEPLAQDHARVQESIQKLSRSVGTALYQGLSLAAQEVAKGQNTKAIVLMTDGFNTSRNTTLEEAVAKAQEVGASVFTVGFGKKVDTQGLQKIANETGGEYFSAPTNAQLRRVFADISQKLHQEYRLSYTSSTISKEGEKVKVDIYLKSSPSSPIYSFSYSYASRTSEASSTQPIRVGNLPVINPGKPAGEVPPPPVSLPTLGIIAASGVLFLVYGLVLAQRPSPIQRRLKKLLHEEHQDTPPEVSVTKKKTSIVDLIKPLVPLVSVTVVRWIPGKWQRFIVDKLIAAAYPHGIRLAHFITIQVLLGLTGLVLGLLLTHNLILGLVLLAAGVYLPLFWLSREITQRRRRILLQMPDALDLLTISVEAGLGFDAAMLEIVQKWDNDIAREFALVLSEMKLGKSRRDALRSMAERVQLDEMKLLVSSIVQADEIGASIGRTLSIQSEQMRLRRRQRAEELGHKAVIKIIIPMVLFIFPAVFVVLLGPAIPTILNALGNIGK from the coding sequence ATGAAAGCACGTATACCTGCAACAATTAGCCTGATCTTAGTGATCCTTACTTTTTACTCATACTTCACTGAGGCTCTAGCTGCAAATTCTGGAAATACAGTTAGAGTAAGCATCAGAGAGGTCTCAACTACATCACAACCCAAAATCGTCATGACGCTCTCTGCGAACAACTCCAAGGGTCTACCAGTAACCGACCTAAGTGCAGATGACTTTATCGTAAAAGAGAACGGGAAAGAACAATCCGATATAGCTGTCTATCCCTTCTACCAGAACCCTGATCCTATAGATGTAGTACTGGCTCTAGACACAAGTGCAAGTATGAATGACGACGCATTCACAGCTGCCCAAGATGCAGCTTACGGCTTAATCAATGGACTATCGCCAGAGGACAAGGTAGGCTTGATAACCTTTGATAAGACGGCAAGGGTCATCGAGCCTTTGGCCCAGGATCATGCAAGAGTACAAGAATCTATTCAGAAACTCAGCCGAAGTGTGGGCACTGCCCTATATCAAGGACTATCACTGGCAGCTCAGGAGGTAGCTAAGGGGCAGAACACTAAGGCAATCGTGTTGATGACCGATGGCTTCAATACTTCAAGAAACACTACTTTAGAGGAAGCCGTAGCCAAGGCCCAGGAAGTAGGGGCATCTGTGTTCACGGTCGGATTCGGCAAAAAGGTAGATACACAAGGATTACAGAAAATAGCAAATGAGACTGGGGGGGAATACTTCTCAGCTCCAACTAACGCCCAACTCAGAAGAGTATTTGCCGATATATCTCAGAAACTTCATCAGGAATATAGGCTATCATACACATCCTCAACCATATCAAAGGAAGGCGAGAAGGTAAAAGTAGATATCTATCTTAAATCCTCACCTTCTTCTCCGATATATAGCTTCTCTTACAGCTATGCTAGCAGGACAAGTGAAGCTAGCAGCACACAACCAATCAGGGTAGGCAATCTGCCAGTGATAAACCCAGGCAAGCCAGCAGGTGAGGTACCACCTCCACCAGTGAGCTTACCCACACTAGGGATAATTGCTGCAAGTGGCGTCCTATTTCTAGTCTATGGGTTGGTTTTAGCTCAAAGGCCAAGTCCTATACAGAGAAGACTTAAGAAATTGCTGCATGAAGAACATCAAGATACACCCCCAGAAGTCTCAGTCACGAAAAAGAAGACTTCCATAGTAGACCTGATCAAACCACTGGTGCCTTTAGTCTCGGTAACGGTAGTTAGATGGATTCCTGGTAAGTGGCAAAGGTTCATTGTAGACAAACTGATAGCTGCCGCCTATCCCCATGGTATTCGCCTAGCACATTTCATTACAATACAGGTTTTGCTGGGACTAACTGGCTTAGTACTAGGACTGTTACTAACTCACAACCTAATATTGGGGCTGGTACTACTAGCTGCGGGAGTATATTTGCCCCTATTCTGGCTCTCTCGGGAAATCACACAACGCAGGCGAAGGATTTTACTTCAGATGCCGGACGCCCTCGACCTTCTCACCATAAGTGTGGAGGCTGGACTGGGCTTCGATGCTGCTATGTTGGAGATCGTTCAGAAATGGGACAACGATATAGCTAGGGAATTTGCATTGGTTCTCAGCGAGATGAAGCTTGGCAAGAGCCGTAGGGATGCCCTTAGATCCATGGCCGAAAGAGTACAGCTTGACGAGATGAAGTTACTCGTAAGCTCCATCGTCCAGGCAGATGAGATAGGAGCTAGTATAGGTAGAACCTTGTCTATACAATCAGAACAGATGCGACTTCGAAGAAGGCAAAGGGCTGAGGAGTTGGGACACAAGGCAGTGATCAAGATAATCATACCTATGGTGCTATTCATATTCCCGGCTGTATTCGTAGTACTTCTTGGACCTGCTATCCCAACCATCTTGAATGCACTGGGTAACATCGGTAAGTAG
- a CDS encoding type II secretion system F family protein — translation MANLDIIFTQPENLAGVTVALGIFLIFLGLTLYIKHRRWQERLHQLIGRHLEATSSSQDTSPEILPQKALLSWRIREKLKDLIITPKFRRELLTAGLGIAADKFILVRLAGALLCSFLVMLLIPGNYPLFRTIAAIFGLIAGYQLPRAYLALRRKRRLSALERQLPGAIDVLAGALEAGSSLAQAMMLAAREMSNPISDELIKVVRDQELGLSQEEALRRMLERCPSEDLDMMITAINIQYRVGGSLAHVLKSISTTIRERLRIKGEIKVLTAQGRISAYIVTAIPFLLTAVIFLLNRSYIMPLFTTNMGRIMLAVALAGIMMGYYMMRRIIAIKV, via the coding sequence GTGGCCAACCTGGATATTATCTTCACTCAGCCAGAAAACTTAGCCGGCGTAACTGTAGCCCTAGGAATTTTCTTGATTTTCCTAGGATTAACTCTATACATAAAGCATAGGAGATGGCAGGAGAGATTACATCAGCTAATAGGCAGGCATCTTGAAGCTACTAGTTCGTCTCAAGACACTTCACCCGAGATCTTACCGCAAAAAGCGCTACTCAGCTGGAGAATTAGAGAGAAACTAAAGGATCTCATAATCACCCCCAAATTCCGAAGAGAGTTACTAACAGCGGGGCTGGGCATAGCAGCCGATAAGTTCATATTGGTCCGTCTGGCTGGTGCGCTGCTATGCTCCTTCCTAGTAATGCTGCTTATTCCAGGTAACTATCCCCTGTTTAGGACCATAGCAGCGATTTTCGGGTTGATAGCTGGCTACCAACTGCCCAGAGCTTACCTGGCTCTGCGCCGAAAGAGAAGATTAAGCGCCCTGGAGAGGCAACTTCCAGGCGCTATAGATGTCTTGGCTGGAGCTCTAGAGGCGGGCTCTAGCCTTGCACAAGCAATGATGCTGGCGGCCAGAGAGATGTCTAACCCTATATCTGATGAGCTCATAAAGGTAGTGCGTGATCAGGAGTTGGGACTTAGCCAGGAGGAAGCTCTCAGAAGAATGCTGGAAAGGTGCCCCAGTGAAGATTTGGACATGATGATAACAGCAATAAATATTCAATATAGAGTAGGCGGTAGTTTGGCTCACGTTCTGAAGTCGATCTCAACTACGATCAGGGAAAGGCTGAGGATCAAGGGAGAGATAAAAGTCCTAACCGCGCAAGGTAGGATTTCTGCCTATATAGTCACAGCAATACCATTTCTGTTGACCGCAGTCATATTCCTTCTGAACAGGAGCTACATAATGCCATTGTTTACTACGAACATGGGAAGAATAATGCTGGCAGTTGCCCTAGCTGGCATTATGATGGGCTATTACATGATGAGGCGGATAATAGCTATAAAGGTCTGA
- a CDS encoding CpaF family protein, whose product MPFSISDRLNRNNNQEPNNNGYTPPDGKTTSTSDSSPIQTIVTPPITESASQRVNWHQIKSLVQRRLLEEVDLGGNIDAENITTIRRTLEGMFNEILAEENIQLPRPDRVRLFEAISAEILAFGPLEPLLQDETITEIMVNGPDHVWVERNGRLEETNVKFDNEEHVRRIIERIIAPLGRRCDENSPMVDARLPDGSRVNAIIPPLSLVGPVLTIRKFSADPLTVNDLLQFGTLTPPVVEFLKACVKGRLNMVVSGGTGSGKTTLLNVLSSFIPDNERIITIEDAAELQLRQRHVVRLEKRPPNAEGKGEITIRDLVVNSLRMRPDRIIVGEVRSGEALDMLQAMNTGHDGSLTTLHSNSPRDTLARLETMVLMSGMDLPLRAIREQIASAIDIIVHQERLQDGSRKVVKISEVQGMEGDTIVLQDIFEFRQYGMVGRQVVGELVAKGTRPKCLEKLAAHNIHVPPSIFQAS is encoded by the coding sequence ATGCCCTTTTCGATATCAGATCGACTCAACAGAAATAACAATCAAGAACCCAATAACAACGGGTACACACCCCCCGACGGAAAGACCACGAGCACAAGCGACAGCTCTCCTATTCAGACCATCGTAACACCGCCTATTACAGAGAGTGCGTCCCAGAGAGTCAATTGGCATCAGATCAAGTCTCTCGTGCAAAGAAGATTACTTGAGGAGGTGGATCTCGGAGGCAATATCGATGCCGAAAACATAACCACAATTCGGCGCACTCTAGAAGGCATGTTCAACGAGATACTAGCTGAGGAGAATATTCAACTCCCAAGGCCTGATAGGGTAAGACTCTTTGAAGCTATATCGGCCGAGATACTCGCCTTCGGGCCTTTAGAGCCTTTACTACAGGACGAGACTATTACAGAGATCATGGTAAACGGCCCAGATCATGTCTGGGTCGAGAGGAATGGCCGACTTGAAGAAACCAATGTCAAATTCGATAACGAAGAGCATGTACGTAGGATCATAGAGCGTATAATAGCCCCTCTCGGTAGAAGATGTGATGAAAACTCCCCTATGGTAGATGCAAGACTACCAGACGGGTCCCGCGTGAACGCAATCATACCTCCCCTATCGCTAGTGGGACCAGTATTAACCATTAGAAAGTTCTCAGCTGATCCCCTTACCGTAAACGATCTGCTTCAATTTGGCACCCTTACACCGCCCGTGGTTGAGTTTCTCAAAGCCTGTGTTAAAGGCAGGCTAAACATGGTAGTCTCTGGTGGCACAGGCTCAGGAAAGACAACCTTATTGAACGTGCTTTCGTCATTTATTCCCGATAACGAAAGAATAATAACCATAGAGGACGCAGCAGAGCTACAGCTAAGACAGAGACATGTTGTCAGATTGGAGAAGAGACCTCCAAATGCTGAGGGCAAGGGAGAGATTACGATCAGAGACCTAGTGGTCAACTCACTTCGTATGCGTCCCGACCGAATCATAGTTGGTGAGGTAAGAAGCGGTGAGGCCTTGGACATGCTCCAAGCGATGAACACAGGGCATGATGGTTCTCTAACGACGCTACACTCCAACTCTCCTAGGGATACACTTGCGCGATTGGAAACCATGGTGTTGATGTCAGGCATGGATCTGCCGCTTAGAGCCATCCGTGAGCAAATAGCTTCGGCCATCGATATCATAGTGCACCAGGAAAGACTACAAGATGGTTCCCGCAAGGTAGTCAAGATCAGCGAGGTGCAAGGCATGGAGGGGGATACCATAGTCCTGCAGGATATATTCGAGTTTAGACAGTATGGTATGGTTGGTAGGCAAGTTGTTGGAGAGCTAGTCGCAAAGGGCACCAGGCCAAAGTGCCTTGAGAAACTCGCAGCTCACAATATTCACGTACCACCATCCATATTCCAGGCATCGTAA